The Amphiura filiformis chromosome 8, Afil_fr2py, whole genome shotgun sequence genomic sequence TAAATAGCGAAAGGACACAGATCTCTGAGATTGAGACACCGGTAAATATTGCACACGGTACCACAATGTCATGCGAAATATATAAACGAAGGAAACCCGTGTACGCCAAACAACACGTCGCCATACTTGTCATTTACACTGCTAGTGCAAGTGATTTTTCTTTATCTCAGAATTATTTTGTTGCGAACGATTTACCATGCCTGACACCAAATGCAAATGCTGTGTTGGTAAGTTGATTTGTGTTTATGTTATTCATAGCCTATGTTAcatttttatataggcctataggccctatcaCTCAGTATCAAAGACATTTCACATAAAGGATGTCTTTTTCCCGTACTGTTTTCCCATTTAAGCCTTttggagcattttatttaaaaggcgccccatgaaaaaacgtgccaaaaatcacttccccccctctcggcttgccacaAATATTGCTTGCCCAACCCccttttcggctcgccaaaatttctccccCCCTATACCCTCCCATCACCATGCCCAAGGCTCATaacccggggctcataattattgcacagccccttagtttaTTTGACTTAACAGTTAACAGGACAAAATTGCCCCTGAGAAAATTGTGCTCTAACAGTAACAGGCTAACAAAATGTAAACACTGCCCATTTTGTGCACATTCACACACATTTTATCCTGTTCAAATCAGTTTGGGAATGGTTCATCACtgaagctgcccccccccccatgttggaACACTTGGTATACCACTGTGCGGGGAAGACTTAGCAATGAACATGTTCTCAGTCTTCAATTCATTTAGCGGTGGTGCAATAAAGTGTACATGAGTAGGGTGGTGAATTAGGGAGGGTGAAGATTTTTGGGCAGGTCAAGGAGGTTGGGGGCAGAGCAAGAgcctcaggggcccatggacaaggtgCACTGCAGGGATCTTACATCTTCTTTATCAGCCCTATTCCTTCTCTTTtcccccttatttcattttcactttttcttGGGCCCCTGGATTTCGTCCAcccacttgctacgcccctgggtgAGGCCGAGGGCAATGTTTGGCACACATAGTTTGGGCATAGTTTTGATATCACACCCTATAAAGGTGCAGAAACATGTCCTGTTCACTGCGCTTGCATCACATGATTAGACAATTTAAGGTTCTTACCCAAatctggcatgtgtaaggggggggggcaaacttcgGCAAAGGTttgttggcacatcaaaagggggggcaaagattcttTGGTACTGCTATTAAAGGAGCAAGCAATTTTAGCagatcattttgagaattcaccactagggtacaatacacataattattgttacatttcTCACCGGATTTTAACTTACTGTAATTTCATGTTGCTATTCACAGAGGGAAAGCAATGCGCCTGTGCAGGGAAGGCATGTTGTGAAGATGGAAGCTGTTGTACTGCAGATGGCTGCAAAGGATGTGCCCCATCATCAGCATGTGCAAGTAAGTGCCAAAATGATATTAATAAATGTAGCAGtacttttaaccctaacacccatagagATCACAAAATACCAGGGGCTGCGATGATGCAAGCGCCCTAAGTgttaaatgctcacggaattgccccgtgtagctaccggtccatGATCGTGTTCTATATGcggggggtctaaggttcgaatcccggggtgccaagtgactttgttcatcttctctccttgttcgtatcttctttaacttccgatagcaaaaagcagggttgggtgttagggttaataccaTCAGGCGGCCTGGTTCAGGATTGGCTCTACCACGGAGTCAGATGGGTCCAGGCCCATAGCCCAAAATCCCCAGGGGGGCTGCTGCTGCTGGTCATTGACAGGTATCATGTATGACCAAAGGTTGGAAGGAATTGCTCTTGTCACCTTGTTTAGagacatgtgtaggcctatgtttaggATGCTTTTTGAGACCCCTATAAGAaatgaccagtgccccccccccaccaccaccatcaccacaaCCACCAGGGGGCATTTTTGTGACCTGTTGCCAATatacaaattttcaaatttgtttgtttttcaatctATTCATGgccaacaagaaatgtctttaaaaagacaacaccatggatgaagttcatgtttcataattttacattgacaagtacttttttgtgtgtggaaaatatgGCTGATTTTAAATGCAGACAGCAAATTAGCTCAAGAATATTTGATACATTATTGAAAAACACGCTTCATGCACACTGTAGTAACACAATATCCATGATCATGATGAGAAGACCTATCATTGATGTTGCATATTAGCGCATGTTGAAGGGAATATTTCCCCACCATCTGCCTTTCATTCAAAGAATCATATTATACACTGTGTGCTTCCTGGGTTTGTTAGAGGTGTGAGGCAAAACAGGGGTGATAATTGTGGTGGTTTGAAATAGgaatttgataacattttatcattattaattaatattatcattaattaatATAGTgactgtttttaaaattttgtattattCTTATCATTAAGGGtgtatgaggtattgttggtcgaagcagccaaaaaaaaattgattttcattatctgaatcaatatattaggacctacaaaagtatatctgtgatatttgaattattattattattattattattattattattattattattattatttttattgttattattattattattattattttcagatTCAGCATGTACAAACTGCAAGTGTGGGGCTGACTGCAAATGTGAAGCTGGCAAATGCTCTTGTTAAAAACTACCTTTGTCCTCCGTTGTATAAATGTATCTATATTGTaagtaaagcagtattcagactttttattgtacgtacaatattgtatgcaacatatctacgttgtttaatctattgccattctatttccagtaatgtttaagttctatcgaatgtttgatgacgtaaaatcgataatatatttctactagatattacatgtaacatattatcgatttttcgtcatcaaacattcagcTTTCAGACAAACACCCCACCCCAACCGTCGTCCACTACCACCCTGCAGTATACTTAACATATCTCACTGTACATAATACTGATTTAATGACCCCTCATGTCCTCATTCCCATTTTGtactcatcaaaactgagattttgatatcagaagaaagttcatatttttcacATTACCCCTAGAATTTAATGTGgtaaattgtggtaaccacactggAAGTGTATAATATCCTATgaggcattgttatacacatttttgcttctcatatcaaaaccacctGGAGAAAATACAACTCAAAAGTTGGAAACATGTTATTTTTATTGGGAGGTCTCAATGTAAGTtagaaaacagaatatgaaaaaATTGGCGCAGAAAATTGGACCATGCCCCTGTAAATGCAGacattttgtagagtaaaatgAACAACAGACACAATAATGTTTACAAACttattaattgtattttatttctcttatctcTTTTCAggtctgatatcaaatataatgCCAAGGTCAACTGAAGAGATGCAGTTCACCATATTTAAATATTAAAACTGTATATTAGTGATTGGCAAGCACAATATATCAGAAACATGGGTCATCAGATATCTTGTCAGAAGTTCAGAACACATCTGATAACATctgataaattacaaatgactTATGCACTCATGCTTGTTAGTTGCTGATTGTATCAAAAAGTTTACTGAAATACATATCTCTATTACGTTTTGCATGCACTCTCACTACAGAAGGACACTACTGACAAAATACCAGACTAACTATTGATACATTGGTTACATTTAGGGgttgatcatgtttatagggTAAAATTTGGAATATTTCAAATTAATACTATAACAACATGGAATCATGTCAGTTGTGCCTTTTTGTTGTGACAGGGCAGTATACTTTCTTTGATAGGAAATAAGCGGCTGTGCATtatttatgtgtacccctgggtggtgaattctcaaaatggtttgCTAAATATTGCTTGCCTCCCCTCCCCCCTGGCTGTGccaaaaaaatcttgcccccttTTTTGATATGCCAAAACCCTTTCCCCCCTCGTGTTTTGTAATCTTGttcatgcaagatttttggggaGCCAAATTTAAAACTTTATATTATCTTATCATATAATGTGAGCACAGATATTTGCACACTATTTGAACATTTTCATACACCTTTTTAatgcgtaatatagaaacggtgcccaaaacatctttgccaaaaatcgctttctcccctttcgacctgccaaaaatcacttctcTCCCCCTTTTGACCTGTCAATCTGTCTCCCCACATGCACAGCTCCTCCTATAATTAAAAaacctggggtacacataattctTGCTCCACCTGTAATATGGTTAGGCTACACATCTATTGATTACATCATGTAGGTATTATTACAGGGGGATACATCCCCCTATAGACCTTTCTCtctgtatcccatcatgcttcaCTCCAGGGGACCAGTACTCTCATCTCCGCTAACGAGTTTGATAGAGGTGCGTGAAGTCTGACATGCATATTCGGTTATGCGAATATCACTTGGAAATACATGTACACTCTGGAATGGAGCTGTGTGGGGTGTAGGAAAAAAGTCTTTTGTTTCATGACATTGACAATGAAGCTTATTGTTTTAGACAATACAGTAAAGTATAAAGGTCACTAACTGATAAACACAGGGTTTACTACATATAAATCACTATAATAATTTATAGTTTGTATGTAACTGATAAGATCCTAATAGTCTATTGTAGACAATATCATTTGTGGAATTTTAAATTCGTTTATTAATTGTACTTGGACAGAATAGTGATAATACTTGCGATCAAGttcatatttaattattaatctgaaatattaatttgtaattataaaagtattacatgtacttcataGAATCCTACAGGATCATAATATTGAGACCAACATTTTGTATACAAAAGCAGCATAGTGACATTCCATATTTCTTTAGCCCAACTTTACATACGGTACTATTATGAATAAGGTTAGAGAGAGCTTtttattccaaaacttgacatttcATAATTATCAGAAGAAACATAACATTATGCAATAAAACACAACTTTCTGTTTATGTAAACAAGTGGCAAGAATTGTGTATACAGGgtgtgtcaaaataaattgtaccCAACATTTGGTCAAGACTGTCAAATCAAAATGAAGCATAAGATCCTCCTAATTTGTAGATGTATTATGCAAAGGGTCATAAGACTACAAattctggtatgtttaatttatcaAGAGGATTCAATGttacatttggaagaagcaggcttttaaataaatatcaaaaatgtttggtacctGTCATTGAGATACACCCTGCACACACACATATTGGTGAAACAAACTTTTTCATCCACAAATTAATGGCAAAGTAGTTTTAAAAACTTAAATCATGCTAAAAACATAGAAACTGTTCACCGGTGTTTACTGTTAAGGATTCAGTTTACGTCATGTATATGAAAAAAGTGGATTTGTTTTAATAAAAACTAATCTTCGGAAATAATATGTAATTGGATGCGTTTGAGTTTGTTGAGTGACATGTGTAAAAGCCTAAGATACGCTTTATCCGTCCGATTAAAAATATATTGGCGTTGATACATTTTGTCAAAGAGAGCATTTCGGCTGCGTGGAGCACATCAAAAAGtgtaagccataatgtatgattttggtcaaattttaattttcttattcttTGCCAAACATTATTACGTAATACTTATTTAGAAACAACTGTCAAAAGCTTTCTGATCATTTAAAGCCGAAATAATGGGTAACGAAAATGAAAGAAACCACTTAGCCGATTACTGTGGAGATTTATAGGAATTGGTGAATAAAACTGGGACTCCTGTTTTGAGCAGTGGTATAAAAACAAAGATGGTATAAACAGTGCTGTCCAGAAAAACAaaaggcttagtcttttacgtggtatattagtacaccactgggcattatgattaggggctgtgcaataattatgtgtaccccgggtggtgaattttaaaatggtctgccaaaatcgcttgcccccccccctttggccgtgccaaaaaatcgcaGCGAGCAGTAAATTTTGCATATtcgaatgtgttcctaacgttttcctacacctttttagggcgtaatatagaaatggtgcccaaaatatctatgCCAGGATAGAATAGCTTGcctcccctttcgacctgccaaaaattgcttgcccccccttttggcctgccaaaatcttaGCCCCCCTATTATTCACcagaccgggggtacacataattattgcaccaccccttatgcaaaaagtagaaatccgagtaaaattgagggcgtcgctgtgaagcaaatcacacacagatggctttaaataaaattctgccctCCGTCCGCGGGACGTCCGTGAGTTTAAATcttgcatgtgcaaagggggcGGGGTACAATATCTatgaatacacacaaacaaaatttTCATGTGATGGACGGCGTTTCCTCCCAgttaaatacactttaagtacaaatcatgATTCATATAAAGTTTTGAATTGTGCAATTTGGCGTGTCTGATCGATCTTCCGTGCTCTCCGGGCCCCCGATAACAATATCCACAATGCACTATCAGTTGAATGTCTTCCAAAATCTTGTAAGCTCCGACCGGTCAGAATATAAAACTTCCATCAAACGGGTAACTAAAATACATCCATGATGTCACTCATCTGATTCCTCGCAATGACTCCTGCAAattaaacatcaaaataatgatattatcaacaatcaatgtaggcctacaatatgtATACATacccgtaaaatggggtaacttcgatcagcggggtaactttggtcggtcaaatatatatttttaaatggtcatattttcgtacagcaatattgtttttagtcatatttagtGTCAATTtcttaagaaatatatttggaagaaaaaatagtcgctcatgtccaatttcctcgaaatttacgaaaaaatcgggatttttgaccaaaaatgagcatttttttacattttttgcagaaaaaatacaaatcgatatttgtgagcaaggatgtgtgcttgattaattttgcaaggggtcaaatgtcacaaaaaaaccacaacttgcccatatacagcgaagatcattttttttcttcatggaatgtaggcctaatactctgaccaaagttgccccaaatgcggggtaactttggtcgggctatttttaacccctagggaacccttacaaaattattgaaaaatctattttaacttcaaggtgtagaagggaaccctaatgtcataaaaaagatcaATAATTGGTTTtatttggaagcagtggtttaaaaactctgaaaagtgcccaaagttaccccattttacggtatatatAAATACACACACCTATACACCTATACAGACTCATACACAAACACCCGCCCACCCCAGCCTTTCATAATCACTGCCCCCCCACAACACCCCAACCCTAAGTTCCCCCATAGTTTGACATTCCGGTTGCAGCAAGCTTGATGCAACGTGTATAGTAAGCCAACGGTGTCATATCGTGAAGCTAGCTGCGCGCAGCTTATTTTCAGATATAGGCCCCCTACGTGCAGCTATTTGACCAATCTGAAACGTGATATGAATCACACGTTTGAGTAGTGAGCCGCACGTAGTATAATAGTGCTATCGAGCCACCATGGGCTTGCCTTTGGGGAGAATTCTCTTCTTCTCCCAAAATGTTCCATATAAAGTCGGACATCATCCTGCAATTGGATAATTCTTCTCACCCCATACACACGTGCAGATATGGGTAGTGTGTGTGCGACGTctcgtggttcggaagtcacgtaaagatgttggtcccgtgtacaggaagagtcaaaccgtTAAGTTTCAGAGCCATTCGAAAAGAAAAGGGTAccatcccggttctgatatctacaatcaatcctaggtttcaggatcgtgcataggtaaactgtgcacgtaaagcccgtgAGGTACAATTGAGGTAAGCTcgtagaaaggaaggaaggaaggaaggaaaaaaggaaggaagaaaaataTTCAAACCAATAATTATCCTCATCTtactcaaaaaaagttgaaataatCTGATGATATTTGCATGCATCACTTTTTTTTGCAGATTCGGTCATTTGACAAAAACATCGTCCATCGACAAATGGAAATTACACACAATAATGTCCGAATCAACACCAGTTCGTGGATTAATAAACCATTACCATATAtaccctaaaaagaggatgctaaaaccACGAAATGCCTCTTTAAAAAGATTTTCAGAGATCCATCAAGAACCAACAAAAATCTGTAACATTTGTTTTTTTGATTTGCACGGGAATTCCTTTATAATACCCGGATATAAGCTAGGAATAACGATTTTCTCTCTTATTGTGAAAACGTCTAGCGTATTCAATAACTGGTAAAGTGCAAAATATGTGATTAGCGCAATATCTGCAATGTCCCTTTAAGTTTAAACATAATCTATACTCAATATACCTTATTTCATTAATGACAGATTGGTGATTATGTATCATGACATGCCGTATACAAACAAAACTAATCAAAGCCACCTGCTTCCGAAACAATTTGGGAAATAGTCATATCATACGACGTGTCGCAGCCTGCCTATAAACATGCATgcgaacataattattattacatgtataggCATTTCTTACCAATTGTTTTTTCAAAGactcattttcttcttttaatttcttcTTCACTGCCTCATTTGCAGCGCGTTCTTCATCCATTAGTTTTTGCAATTCCTGCATTCTCATAATCTCGGATTTGAAATGGTCTATACTTTTCTTCAGTTCCAAATACCTCTTCCGCTCTTGTTGTAGTTCAGCATCTTTCTGATCAGCTCTTTGCGAATGTTCTCGAGCAGCTTTCTCAACTTCAAGTTTCTGTTGTTGTATTTCTATCATCTTATCAATCGCAAGGTTCCTTGCCCTGTGTATCTTGCTATTTGCTGCGTGGACATAATTCAACTTGGATTGAAGATCCTTACCGACATCGGCAACTTTCACTGGCTTGCCTTTTTTGTGAAAATCTGAAATCCAATCTATATCTTCCTCTTGTTGCCTGAAAACTAGTCCCCAAAGTCCAAGTGCAATAACAAACGCGACGAGAAAAATTATCATGTAGGGTGCTATTAGCCGCAAACTCATTCTCCGAGGTAGACAATTCTGCAACATTTTGAGGTGTATACGGTGTGGTTTACCCAACTTTACATAAAAATCACTTCATTCAGTTTAAACAATATTCAATTGAAGTATCACAAAGTAATTCAAGTACAAATTAGAACCATAACATATCTATTTATTGgcgatatgtaggcctactaacgtAGTCtcaaatgtaaattattttattctaATTATGAAATTGCTTcgcattattttacaaaatatcaaTAATTTATTGCCAAAAATGTCTGCCAGATGTTAATATTATCATACATTGTAACCGAAAATCGTACACGGTGTGCACGGTACAAGTTCACACTTGATAATCGATTGTTGCTCTTTTAGATGTGTATTGAACTGAACAAAAATCAATCGACTAGATATCAACGCTtgaatttataataattatggaaatgTGATCTAATAATATAGCACCAAAAATCAGTGTCCAATTCcgattatcaaataaatttatcaTCATGCTATAATTGGTTAACATGGCATCGCTCTGCAGGAAAAACTTCCCGTGTGAATTAGCACTTGAAATCAAAACCTCCCATGTAGAATGTGCATTAGTCTCCTATGtgcaaaatttgatgatttagcATTGAGCATGTTGAAAAAAACCTCTCTTCAACAACAAATCGTGTGGATTGTAAACATTTGAGCTCATTTTGACACTTACATCCAATGTAGTTCATAGAGCGCTTtcgaaaaacaattttttttttccttttcctggAGCGCCGTCGAGGAATACTTTGAAAACAATGATGATTTTGTTGTTCATGTAGCGTGGTCTAGAAACGCAAATTTGAAAGCAATCCCATTTTCCTGTTgagtccacaccaccaaatcacaccaccaaggtaaatggccggtaaaaaaatcagtgtttttattgtgagaaccacaccagggttgatttaatggaaaaaaagttagaaagaaggctgatgtgcctatttttttgtgatagctgtactttgtgggTGGTTTTCTTATTATCTAAGtataaaaagattacatttgtcaca encodes the following:
- the LOC140158237 gene encoding uncharacterized protein — translated: MLQNCLPRRMSLRLIAPYMIIFLVAFVIALGLWGLVFRQQEEDIDWISDFHKKGKPVKVADVGKDLQSKLNYVHAANSKIHRARNLAIDKMIEIQQQKLEVEKAAREHSQRADQKDAELQQERKRYLELKKSIDHFKSEIMRMQELQKLMDEERAANEAVKKKLKEENESLKKQLESLRGIR